Proteins from a single region of Plasmodium brasilianum strain Bolivian I chromosome 13, whole genome shotgun sequence:
- a CDS encoding rap guanine nucleotide exchange factor, which translates to MDDLESREIENIHDYLKGHRDRSIRNYKSTEGNNVNDVSSIYSSLKKYILRLTNINNFIKQENYFLRKKNEELIKKNNEGNILKIYQYKKGVNGLYIHEINKLNNENEFIKYKFQKMLRKNISLERNNAELNNSLLNRDKQVLSQNAKNESINSVTNNSDERYKLYKLYEMDNMDDNQNNHILDINEYNIVDNNINYLAHNNSIMMEHKIKRILKCANILEDILNILNSNIKYEEPLIFQRNMKNMKIEKEELLMQNAFLKEKILQIETFILNDPFLVEKFNYFYDSTNKNVDNSIKNNFKLYGNNNVKMLYHDVRALENRNVDLKNELLNEKKKSLIYKTYMYNMRDKLKNDLTELYKLNNDRNVNYNNLNQLYNTSCSKNEKENLHYLNISDYANTTNNSFEEESKKITRKYKNCFTDMNNTEYLRMFKMNSSKIDNNQLMLTQVWRRIKKMDEDIDYLKKRKNENNLRQNKKDNTSPEELDDSMEDELYYFEIKKLINKRKKELDDILKSDLNILGKKTNDNKILNYHKLKLSKKKDDTLINARFNNNEDNILFLVYQKKKKNDLKKYNRSLSRNEVTDKRESLYIEVEKTEYHDKEAKYSSGDNKTKAIYQVERKKEKKSTEKGSKRKKEKEKNSDSEIKRGEIDRESEREGEINRKFEKGKEEEKKEKHTDKMKDRETEIERESEREGEINRKFEKGKEEEKKEKYTDKMKDRETEIEREREKEAEKEKKKKRQNKKKKMKKTEIKREIERKSERESKRESKRESKRESEIESENEIGNEKDCDITIDITTIRDNDEEYVCRSSNDKLLNENKEENNRANSNKIDENNLENFKNRNENSDKLYPNEENPRRHDSSLEILRKNIKNIIKEKTVKRGNSKNEKNELICSFDKGSISIDETYHSKSSTKSLENKCSIISYVTDKNISQHSIKFGMSRKSFEVEQIKEEIKAITEKQENNKNVEYIGDNNNIYIDEIKLDTTKEVYRKNVKKKRSSSLSLNPKKEESIETVIESDSTKKMKEEEDVRSLISENGSYTLEKNKEEQKIGRVKSMKSSGSTNNENEEEQDIEGVKGKRNSDSTNNENEEEQDIEGVKGMRSSDSVNNKNEEGKEIGWEKSISSSGTLNQIKRKNTMKNVIYSEFVDKKEKREEDKNINVNDNSSVNAIKNAIENANQNANQNTDENVNTNTYSINSSLSHENRSNELSVKKGSSADNDFMKLGSEYSEQDFFENNKYSKVKIHLFRETLYHYDKNVYTFFLNLILHSKTGLIETYQNKIFNVQINADYILQYILRNYLKSDKHSNKSKEIKENIGNKENKENIGNKENKEIKEIKENLDVVKSLSEVEYKLVTEYICNNNNTSSLKTLYHKINYITSENYEEFKGRLLEGGVINLINLFHDEDINSFDKIFDVSFVNFCDIVGISRDSCLYHFNYMDEKYKGKRYIYLKHILYYLDIETSLKEEYHKNNFISMHMKNLMYINISENFDNLNEFFKSIRKKNKLYINVNEFIFFYYEHEKMKKYNFSQEDIISLYYSIVFYVYYTNKNKILQTLHFSNDSKRSGSHDLKIGSSQRNGNIIENGDGIENCNSIENGNSIENGNSIENGNSIENGNRIEYNNNEQNSTIEQISNNKKKGSTVNPNVRGKTVHTNAKNKNHNNAHILDDGYNYVNYDLSLYKEYFTIDDFNFVIEMKDLYFYFEGSECPFSKIKRRIIEIYGSLKKGLLINKEVCDDDRNIDNDEISSSSSINTDALNSMSDSFNLFMKDRYRYKHSDKLSFYERETSFSKTDIRMNKINRISKKIFMCLMYNIGIHLNHCLTLWDNFLPFLECDLLDYKIFSAFLNGKIHLTSHETEETVNKIKKNLMHNNEEKDSKYIRNHKNILQGTICSRLFTNLEEMTSTYELTADEIEAVIQVLSNVHPFNFLDKNEKKIFIQKLKKKCYKKGHDFASSEECHKQKSKERKFKIKPSDINYINNELIILLNGILRHNKDSNFFINSVNVIKRDNLCNYVAYTATATIEVNNSHYTDEFIHLINQKREISQEFMKIIDLIPIFKNFPYALKKGLSINVQKCTYERKKIIIRQHDDPTNFYILKEGKISFYCNNREDTPINTMSQYGFFGEVSLMFNTLRTCTVVVESDTAHCYSISKEYFLSLLNKDVAKEFIQYFRDNYTEGIQHIISNYVFTNIRDTSMHQGGNGAIKGAVNDTTYEATNDTTNETTNDTINDTMNKISSRSAEDYFTLSKENAHISSKDSNNSDVLDGYKKWKTLKSASQISADSISKKLSSVIHSTDNITLEVEYINESCIKSFNSDLDKLLLNMFNTEQKYFVEEMESNLIKTKIFKKILKNMKDKGKFLKNIKYEKYPKGKHVLLEGDYCDKFYFIKEGEISIKQFNQYKNMYDEIALFKDKQYFGHQLILNKMKSFFIAVAITDSELYTLDALLFEEFLSPFIEILNRTKDVNQIDTLTETINNDIQTKKKDNDYIVKVIKFFKKVSIVQKLNDDELYNGAKNCNLKFFKKGKTIIKYNDTPDFFYIIKKGIVSVNIDNKGRDSVEEKSLQKNGEYKKKHADESHNSTSVYLYKYDYFGELSIINDQLRTATCIAHTNCFLLAIDKVSFITYFSSLFNDLLQEAEIRYTKNYSLPSWLKSVYGNELNQNTHSLSIKIPDLGSSFSSISDDSSEMFSFEKEINKKLREKTKNKNKKKKREKGEGVSAADEKGEKEEEDIGKKIGDNFNFLRRSIKTDELNSSKSFLSDGSSLTSINIDEKLQEIQIEKKQKIEEIKLKELKVFEKIKLKEEKKMRTLTKKKKCAVSAYSNKDNHQTLYKLPNSSKKKENEVKKETTEDKSYLHNKHDKIVPNEEKDLSIGKHAVQCSVENIKVTDKDRATKKKMNEKEARAESISDTSVSDTRTSESLKPAFTQNSSSILKKKTSSSISTQLTTDKLVEKLMGFICSEYNSIFHFYESIDKFNTGYIKYDNFLSCMTLLNMEEVFEGPENVENLFKYLCNGKNVLTLTDFYKIVYKDKEIDKYKLNLRLCEVYGNSMLAFKKNVVILNMDDCLCNYANFEIVCEKVGLSKMNIKNIWDEINIMNEENIPLEIILSIINGELYIEESYTIYNAKKSILNQVVHFFQGNEEDLTKMSTDVMENNFQVNYEDPIIMNKYHHKSCSNEWAHIVELLETNIYFKYLTLEQRKFFATLMNRKIMNYGEIVINQYDEQGPIIFIFEGKANLITRTIFGIETIIREIDNKEIYGCYEVINESPAYYEVKINSENAIVWALNRSDYVDNLKPMLEERKHNLIHILHVLRNVPILRYLPQDILDNISYALKVEYHEANHTIIKENTYDDKYYIICKGLATVEKNSEINKNKLILSTLKKADYFGELSLIKNTKRTANVVLDTHSILLSVVDSEFHRLFHPYFDKFLNRAEANYKKVNINDKLLLFTEMEKFSSNSNIAYIPSKRKKTKRVTIQDNYDIEDVTHSVQNKTKGGGVSSFYEENANTDEVNYGQTVEKDKRVFGAADTHEHSDKKKRTDKENGSKEKGNNEKNIAEKDDKKKNVIRRNKEKEKNKSKNKKKEKT; encoded by the exons ATGGATGACCTTGAATCAagagaaatagaaaatattcaTGATTACTTGAAGGGGCATAGAGACAGAAGTATTCGTAATTATAAATCAACTGAAGGGAATAATGTAAATGATGTATCATCCATATACAGTTCactaaaaaagtatatattaagaTTGACAAATATcaacaattttataaaacaagaaaattattttttaagaaagaaaaatgaagaattaattaaaaaaaataatgaggGAAATATACTTAAGATTTATCAATATAAAAAGGGGGTAAACggattatatatacacgaaataaataaattaaacaatgaaaatgaatttatcaagtataaatttcaaaaaatgttaaGAAAAAACATTTCTTTAGAAAGAAATAATGCTGAATTAAATAACTCATTATTAAATAGAGATAAGCAAGTATTAAGTCAAAATGCTAAAAATGAAAGCATAAATTCTGTAACTAATAATTCAGATGAGAGGTATAAACTGtacaaattatatgaaatggATAATATGGATGACAATCAGAACAATCACATTCTAGACATCAATGAATACAACATTGTggataataacataaattatttagcTCATAATAATTCAATTATGATGgagcataaaataaaaagaatacttAAATGCGCAAACATTTTAGAAGATATACTGAACATCCTTAATagcaatataaaatatgaagaacCACTTATATTTCAAAGaaacatgaaaaatatgaaaattgaAAAGGAAGAACTTCTAATGCAGAatgcatttttaaaagaaaaaattttacaaatagaaacttttattttaaatgatcCTTTTTTAgtagaaaaatttaattatttttatgattcCACAAATAAGAATGTTGATAACTCGATAAAAAACAACTTCAAATTATatggaaataataatgtCAAAATGCTATACCATGATGTACGCGCTTTAGAAAATAGAAATGTGGATTTAAAGAATGAGTTattaaacgaaaaaaaaaaatctttaatttataaaacgtatatgtataatatgagagataaattaaaaaatgactTAACAGAATTGTACAAACTAAATAATGACAgaaatgtaaattataataatttaaatcaaCTTTACAACACAAGTTGTtccaaaaatgaaaaggaaaatctgcattatttaaatatcaGCGATTATGCAAATACTACAAATAACAGCTTTGAAGAAGAAtcgaaaaaaattacaaggAAATATAAGAATTGTTTTACTGACATGAATAATACAGAATACCTTAGAATGTTTAAAATGAACAGCTCAAAAATTGATAATAATCAACTAATGTTGACTCAAGTGTGGAGGAGGATTAAGAAAATGGACGAAGACATTGACTATCTCAAA aaaaggaaaaatgaaaataatttaaggcaaaacaaaaaagacaACACAAGTCCAGAAGAATTAGATGATAGTATGGAAGATGAACTATactattttgaaataaaaaaattaataaataaaagaaaaaaagaacttgatgatattttaaaatcagatttaaatattttgggaaaaaaaacaaatgataataaaatattaaattatcataaattaaaattaagtaaaaaaaaagacgatACACTGATTAATGCACGTTTCAACAATAATGAAGACAACATCCTATTTCTAG tatatcaaaaaaaaaaaaaaaatgatttgaaaaaatataatagaagTTTATCTAGAAATGAGGTTACTGACAAAAGGGAAAGCTTATATATAGAAGTAGAAAAGACAGAGTATCATGACAAAGAAGCCAAATATTCTTCTGGtgataataaaacaaaggcCATTTATCAAGTTGAACgaaagaaagagaaaaaatcaACAGAAAAGGGAagcaaaaggaaaaaggagaaagagaaaaatagtGACAGCGAAATAAAAAGAGGAGAAATAGACAGAGAAAGTGAAAGAGAAGGagaaataaatagaaaattcGAAAAGGggaaagaagaagaaaagaaagagaaGCATACGGATAAAATGAAAGATAGAGAAACAGAAATTGAAAGGGAAAGTGAAAGAGAAGGAGAAATAAACAGAAAATTCGAAAAGGggaaagaagaagaaaagaaagagaaGTATACGGATAAAATGAAAGATAGAGAAACAGAAATTGAAAgggaaagagaaaaagaggcagaaaaagaaaagaagaaaaagaggcagaataagaaaaagaaaatgaaaaaaacagaaataaaaagagaaatagaaagaaaaagtgAAAGAGAAAGCAAAAGAGAAAGCAAAAGAGAAAGCAAAAGAGAAAGCGAAATAGAAAGCGAAAATGAAATTGGAAATGAAAAAGACTGTGACATTACCATCGACATAACAACAATTAGAGATAACGATGAAGAATATGTTTGTAGATCTAGTAacgataaattattaaatgaaaataaagaggAAAACAATAGAGCTAACAGTAACAAAATTGATGAAAACAATTTGGAAAACTTTAAGAATCGAAATGAAAATTCAGATAAATTATATCCTAATGAAGAGAACCCAAGAAGACATGATTCTTCTCtagaaattttaagaaagaatattaaaaatatcattaaagaaaaaacagtaaaaagaggaaacagtaaaaatgaaaaaaatgaactaaTTTGTTCGTTTGATAAGGGATCTATATCAATTGATGAAACATATCATAGTAAGAGTAGTACCAAATCTCTTGAAAATAAGTGCAGTATTATATCTTATGTaacagataaaaatataagtcaACATAGCATAAAATTTGGCATGTCGAGAAAATCATTTGAAGTAGAACAAATTAAAGAGGAAATAAAAGCAATCAcagaaaaacaagaaaataataaaaatgtagagTATATAGGTGATAACAACAACATTTATATAGATGAAATTAAATTAGATACTACGAAAGAAGTATATAGGAAAAACgttaaaaagaagagaagTTCAAGTTTGTCACTTAATccaaaaaaagaggaaagtATTGAAACAGTCATTGAATCAGacagtacaaaaaaaatgaaagaagaggaagacGTTAGAAGTCTAATCAGCGAAAATGGTTCATATactttagaaaaaaataaagaagagcAAAAAATAGGAAGGGTGAAAAGCATGAAAAGTTCAGGTAGCACAAATAacgaaaatgaagaagagcAAGATATAGAAGGGGTAAAAGGCAAGAGAAATTCAGATAGCACAAATAACGAAAACGAAGAAGAGCAAGATATAGAAGGGGTGAAAGGCATGAGAAGTTCAGATAGcgtaaataacaaaaatgaagaaggGAAAGAAATAGGATGGGAGAAAAGCATAAGCAGTTCAGGTACTTTAAATCAAATTAAAAGGAAGAACACCATGAAAAACGTAATATATTCAGAATTCGTggataaaaaggaaaaaagggaagaagataaaaatataaatgtgaaTGATAATTCAAGTGTAAATGCAATCAAAAATGCAATTGAAAATGCAAATCAAAATGCAAATCAAAATACAgatgaaaatgtaaatacaaatacatattcTATTAATAGTAGTTTATCTCATGAAAATAGGAGTAATGAGCTTAGTGTCAAAAAGGGGAGTTCCGCAGATAATGACTTTATGAAATTAGGAAGTGAATACTCTGAACAAgacttttttgaaaataacaaatattctAAAGTAAAAATTCATCTGTTCAGAGAAACACTCTAtcattatgataaaaatgtgtacactttttttttgaatttaatattacataGTAAGACTGGTTTAATAGAGACCTACCAAAACAAGATATTTAATGTACAAATAAATGCagattatattttacagTATATTTTACGTAATTATTTGAAATCAGATAAACACAgtaataaaagtaaagaGATTAAGGAGAACATAGGAAATAAAGAGAATAAAGAGAACATaggaaataaagaaaataaagaaataaaagaaataaaagaaaatttagaTGTAGTTAAGAGCCTAAGCGAAGTTGAATATAAACTGGTTACtgaatacatatgtaataacaataacacgTCGTCATTGAAAACATTATATCATAagattaattatataacgAGTGAAAATTATGAAGAGTTTAAAGGTAGATTATTAGAAGGAGGCGTAATAAACTTAATTAATCTGTTTCATGATGAAGACATAAATAgttttgataaaatttttgatgTTTCGTTTGTAAATTTTTGTGATATAGTTGGAATATCTAGAGATTCATGCTTATaccattttaattatatggaTGAAAAGTATAAAGggaaaagatatatttatctaaagcatatactttattatttagaCATAGAAACATCCTTGAAAGAAGAATACCACAAGAACAATTTTATATCAATGCATATGAAgaatttaatgtatataaatattagtgaaaattttgataatttaaatgaattttttaaatcaataagaaagaaaaataagttatatataaacgtgaatgaatttatttttttttattatgaacatgaaaaaatgaaaaaatacaatttctCACAAGAGGATATCatatctttatattattctattgttttttatgtttattataccaacaaaaataaaatattacaaacgCTGCATTTTTCAAATGACAGTAAGAGGAGTGGAAGCCACGATTTGAAGATTGGAAGCAGTCAGAGGAATGGTAACATCATTGAAAATGGTGATGGCATTGAAAATTGTAACAGTATTGAAAATGGTAATAGCATTGAAAATGGTAATAGCATTGAAAATGGTAATAGCATTGAAAATGGTAACAGAattgaatataataacaatgagCAAAATAGTACCATAGAACAAATCAGTAACAACAAGAAGAAAGGAAGCACCGTTAACCCCAACGTGCGAGGAAAAACTGTACATACAAatgctaaaaataaaaaccaTAACAATGCACATATCCTAGACGATGGCTATAATTATGTGAACTATGACTTGTCATTGTATAAAGAATATTTCACTATAGatgattttaattttgttattgaAATGAAagatctttatttttattttgaaggGTCTGAGTGCCCGTtttctaaaattaaaaggagAATTATTGAAATATATGGATCTTTGAAAAAAGGACtactaataaataaagaagttTGTGATGATGACAGGAATATAGATAATGATGAAATAAGTAGCAGTTCATCTATTAATACTGATGCACTAAATTCAATGTCAGACTCGTTCAATTTGTTTATGAAAGacagatatagatataagcATTCGGATAAACTTTCTTTTTATGAACGAGAAACATCTTTCAGTAAAACAGACATAcgaatgaataaaataaacagaataagtaaaaagatttttatgtgcttaatgtataatatagGAATACATTTAAATCATTGTTTAACATTATGGGATAactttttaccttttttagAATGTGATTTATTagattataaaatattctctGCCTTTTTGAACGGTAAAATACACTTAACTAGTCATGAAACAGAGGAAactgttaataaaataaaaaaaaatctaatgcataataatgaagagaaggattcaaaatatatacgtaaccataaaaatatattacaaggTACAATATGTTCTCGACTATTCACCAATTTAGAGGAAATGACTTCAACATATGAATTAACTGCTGATGAAATAGAGGCAGTCATTCAAGTTTTGAGTAATGTTCATCCTTTCAACTTTttagataaaaatgaaaaaaagatatttatacaaaaattaaaaaaaaaatgctacaAAAAAGGACATGATTTTGCTTCATCTGAAGAGTGTCATAAACAAAAGAGCAAAGAAAGAAAGTTCAAAATTAAACCATCagatataaattacataaacAATGAATTAATTATTCTGTTAAATGGAATATTAAGGCATAACAAGGattctaattttttcataaatagtgttaatgtaataaaaaggGATAATTTGTGTAATTATGTAGCATACACTGCTACTGCTACAATAGAAGTAAACAACTCTCATTATACGGACGAATTTATCCATctaataaatcaaaaaagagaaatttcTCAagaatttatgaaaattatagaCCTCATAccaatatttaaaaatttcccATATGCTTTGAAAAAAGGCTTATCTATTAATGTtcaaaaatgtacatatgagaggaaaaaaataataataagacaACATGATGATCCAAcaaacttttatatattgaaagaaggaaaaattaGTTTCTATTGTAATAATAGAGAAGATACACCAATTAACACTATGTCACAATATGGCTTTTTTGGGGAAGTGTCACTTATGTTTAACACATTGAGAACATGTACAGTAGTGGTCGAATCGGATACAGCTCATTGTTATTCTATTTCgaaggaatattttttatcccTATTAAACAAGGATGTAGCAAAGGAGTTCATACAGTATTTTCGTGATAACTACACGGAAGGTATTCAGCATATTATTTcaaattatgtttttacaaatataagaGATACATCCATGCACCAGGGGGGAAACGGTGCAATAAAAGGTGCAGTAAATGACACCACATATGAAGCTACAAATGATACCACAAATGAAACAACAAATGACACCATAAATGATACGATGAACAAGATAAGCAGCAGGAGTGCCGAGGACTATTTTACCTTATCGAAGGAAAATGCTCATATATCATCCAAAGATTCTAATAATAGTGATGTTCTAGATggttataaaaaatggaaaaccCTTAAAAGCGCAAGTCAAATTAGTGCAGATAGCATAAGTAAAAAACTATCCTCTGTTATACATTCAACTGATAATATTACATTAGAAgtagaatatattaatgaaagtTGTATAAAATCATTTAACAGCGATTTAGATAAACTTCTTCTGAACATGTTCAACACAgagcaaaaatattttgttgaAGAAATGGAATccaatttaataaaaacaaaaatttttaaaaaaatattaaaaaatatgaaagataaaggaaaattcttgaaaaatataaaatatgaaaaatatccAAAAGGAAAACATGTACTGTTAGAAGGCGATTACTGtgacaaattttattttattaaagaaGGTGAAATATCAATAAAGCAATTTAatcaatataaaaatatgtatgatGAAATAGCTCTTTTTAAAGATAAACAATATTTTGGTCatcaattaatattaaataagatgaaatctttttttatcgCAGTAGCTATAACTGATAGtgaattatatacattagaCGCGTTGCTATTTGAAGAATTTCTTTCTCCATTTATTGAAATACTTAATAGAACAAAAGATGTGAACCAAATTGATACCTTGACAGAAACGATAAACAATGATATtcaaacaaagaaaaaagataatgattatattgtaaaggtaataaaattttttaaaaaagttagtattgttcaaaaattaaatgatgaTGAACTGTATAATGGGGCTAAAAATTGcaacttaaaattttttaaaaaagggaaaactattattaaatataatgacACACCtgactttttttatattattaaaaagggTATTGTTTCTGTCAATATCGACAATAAAGGACGCGATTCTGTAGAGGAAAAAAGCTTACAAAAAAATGgggaatataaaaagaaacatgCAGATGAAAGTCATAACAGTACATCCGtctatttatataagtaCGATTACTTTGGTGAGTTATCCATTATAAATGATCAGTTAAGAACAGCTACATGTATAGCACATACAAATTGTTTCTTACTAGCTATAGATAAAGTGTCTTTCATTACTTACTTTAGCAGTCTATTTAATGATCTATTGCAAGAGGCGGAGATCAGatacacaaaaaattattctttacCCTCGTGGCTAAAATCTGTATATGGAAATGAACTTAACCAAAACACACATTCCTTATCAATAAAAATACCTGATTTGGGAAGCTCCTTCAGTAGTATTTCGGACGATAGCAGCGAGATGTTTAGCTttgaaaaggaaataaataaaaagttgagggagaaaacaaaaaataaaaataaaaaaaagaagagggaAAAGGGGGAAGGAGTATCAGCAGCAGACGAAAAAGGGGAAAAGGAAGAGGAAGATATAGGCAAAAAAATAGGTGacaattttaatttccttAGAAGGAGCATCAAGACGGACGAGCTTAACAGCTCAAAAAGCTTCTTAAGTGATGGTAGTAGTCTAACAAGTATAAATATCGATGAAAAACTCCAAGAAATacaaatagaaaagaaacaaaaaatagaagaaattaAGCTAAAAGAATTAAAGGTATtcgaaaagataaaattaaaagaagaaaaaaaaatgaggacGCTTaccaaaaagaaaaagtgtGCTGTGAGCGCATATAGCAACAAGGATAATCACCAAACCTTATATAAACTACCAAATAgtagtaaaaaaaaggaaaatgaagTGAAAAAGGAGACAACTGAGGATAAATCATATTTGCATAATAAACATGACAAAATAGTGccaaatgaagaaaaagacCTAAGCATAGGAAAACATGCGGTACAGTGTTCAGTGGAAAATATAAAGGTGACAGATAAGGATAGAGCtactaagaaaaaaatgaacgaaaAAGAAGCTCGTGCCGAGAGTATAAGTGATACTAGCGTAAGCGACACACGTACAAGCGAAAGCCTTAAACCCGCTTTTACCCAAAATTCGTCCAGTATtttaaagaagaaaacaaGCTCCTCTATTTCGACACAGCTAACTACGGATAAACTGgtagaaaaattaatggGTTTTATATGTTCAGAGTACAATTCtatttttcacttttatgAAAGTATAGATAAATTTAATACAGGATATATAAAGTACGACAATTTTTTGAGTTGTATGACTTTGTTAAATATGGAAGAAGTTTTTGAAGGACCAGAAAATGtggaaaatttatttaaatatttatgtaatggTAAGAACGTTTTGACTCTGACcgatttttataaaattgtatataagGATAAAGAAATAGATaagtataaattaaatttaagaTTATGCGAAGTGTATGGTAATAGTATGTTGgcttttaagaaaaatgttgttatattaaatatggaTGACTGTTTATGTAATTACGCAAATTTTGAAATAGTTTGTGAAAAGGTTGGACTcagtaaaatgaatattaaaaacatatgGGATGAAATCAATATAATGAATGAAGAGAATATACCTCTAGAAATTATCCTTAGTATAATAAATGGAGAATTGTATATTGAAGAATcttatacaatatataatgcTAAAAAATCTATATTAAATCAGgtagttcatttttttcaaggTAATGAAGAGGATTTAACCAAAATGAGTACAGATGTTatggaaaataattttcaagtAAATTATGAGGATCcaataattatgaacaaatatCATCATAAATCATGCTCAAATGAATGGGCACATATAGTTGAATTATTAGagacaaatatatattttaagtatttaACGTTAGAACAAAGGAAATTTTTTGCGACTTTAatgaatagaaaaattatgaattatggtgaaatagtaataaatcAGTATGATGAACAAGGAcctataatatttatatttgaagGTAAAGCTAATCTTATTACGCGTACTATATTTGGAATAGAAACTATTATAAGAGAAATTGATAATAAGGAAATATATGGATGTTATGAAGTCATCAATGAATCACCAGCATATtatgaagtaaaaataaattctgaGAATGCTATTGTATGGGCTTTAAATAGATCTGATTATGTAGATAACTTAAAACCAATGTTAGAAGAAAGAAAACACaatttaattcatattttgcATGTACTTCGAAATGTACCTATATTGAGATATCTCCCACAAGACATACTTGATAATATCTCCTATGCATTGAAAGTTGAATATCATGAAGCTAATCATactattataaaagaaaatacatatgacgataaatattatatcatttgtAAAGGTTTAGCAACTGTTGAAAAAAATTcagaaattaataaaaataagcttATCTTATCTACCCTTAAAAAAGCGGATTATTTCGGAGAATTGTcccttataaaaaatactaaaagaACAGCTAACGTTGTTTTAGACACACATAGTATACTGCTCTCAGTTGTTGATTCAGAATTTCATAGATTATTTCATCcatattttgataaatttCTAAATAGAGCTGAggcaaattataaaaaagttaatataaACGATAAACTCCTATTATTTacagaaatggaaaaatttaGCAGTAACTCAAATATCGCTTATATACCCTCCAAAAGAAAGAAAACTAAACGTGTTACTATACAAGACAACTATGATATAGAAGATGTTACACACAGCGtccaaaataaaactaaGGGGGGAGGTGTAAGTTCTTTTTACGAGGAAAATGCCAATACGGATGAGGTTAATTATGGCCAAACTGTAGAAAAGGATAAACGTGTATTTGGTGCTGCAGACACACATGAACATAGTGATAAGAAGAAAAGGACAGATAAAGAGAACGGCAGCAAAGAGAAGGGAAACAACGAGAAGAATATAGCAGAAAaggatgataaaaaaaagaatgtcaTAAGGAGGaataaagagaaagaaaagaacaaaagtaagaataaaaaaaaggagaaaactTGA